From Xanthomonas sp. 10-10:
CCGCACCCATGACCTTCGACACCATGCCTGTCGGCTGAGCAGGCGTAGAGTGCCGGCCACGGCCCCGTGACGGGGCTCCCCAATCGACTGTTGCTCCTGGAGCCTTTGTGATTCGAACACCTCATCTATTGACGCTGACCCTGGCCGTGGCGGCCGCGCTGAGCGGTTGCAAGAAGTCCGACGACGCCGCGCCTGCGGCCCCGGCGGGCGATACCGCGGCGACAGCGCCCGCCGCACCCAAGACCCTGACCCTGGACCAGAGCAAGCTGCCGGCGGTGAATCAGTTCACTGCGGCCGACCTGGACCCCAACGGCAACGCCTGTACCGACCTCAACGCCTACGCCAATGCCAAGTTCCTGGCTGCCAACCCGGTGCCGGGCGACCGCACCAGCTGGGGCGCGTTCGAGATGCTCGATGAGCGCTCCAACGCGATCCAGCAGCAGCTGGCCGAACAGGCCGCCGCCGACACCGGCGCCACCGGCGTGGAAAAGATCGTCGGCGACCTGTGGTCCACCGGCATGGACGAAGCCAAGATCAATGCCCAGGGCATCGAGCCGCTGAAGCCGGAACTGGCCGCCATCGACGCGATCAGCGACCAGGCCAAGCTGGTCGACTATCTGCGCAGCAGCGCGGCCAAGGGCAACAACGATCTCTTCGGCTTCGGCGCCGAAGCAGACTTCAAGAAGTCCAGCCAGAACATCGCCTACGCGATGCAGGGCGGCCTGGGTCTGCCGGATCCGGAGTACTACACCAGCGCCGGCAACAAGGCCAAGCTGGAGGCGTACCAGGCGCATATCGCCAAGGTGCTTGAGTTGTCCGGCGTGGCTGCTGCCGATGCCGCGGCGCAGGCCAAGCAGGTGGTTGCGTTCGAGACCCGTCTGGCCAAGGTCTCCAAGACCAGCACGCAGATGTCGCGCGATGCCTCGCTGGCCTACAACCCGATCTCGCCGGCCGATGCCGACAAGCTGACCCCGAACTGGTCGTGGACCGAGTTCTTCAAGTCGCAGGGCGTGGCCACACCGGAGATGTTCTCGCTGGCAATCCCCGCCTTCCATCAGGAAGTGAGCAAGATGATCGCCGATACCGATCCGGCCATCTGGCGCGCTTATCTGCGCTTCCACACCGTCGATGGCGCCTCGCCGTTCCTGAGCCAGCCGTTCGTGGACGAGAACTTCGCGTTCTACAACAAGACCCTGCGCGGCCAGAAGGAAATCAAGCCGCGTTGGAAGCGCGTGCTGGCCACCATCAACGGCCAGGCCGGCGAGACACTGGGCCAGATGTACGTCAAGGTCGCCTTCCCGGCCGATTCCAAGGCCAAGATGGAGACCCTGGTGAGCAACCTGCGCACCGCCTTGAAGGCGCGCATCGAGAAGCTGGACTGGATGAGCCCGGAGACCAAGGCCAAGGCGATCGCCAAGTGGGAAAGCTTCACGCCCAAGATCGGCTTCCCGGACAAGTGGCGCGAGTGGAATGGCCTTGCCACCAGTCGCGATAGCTACCTGGGCAACGTGCTGGCCGCGCAGGAATTCAACTACAAGTGGAACCTGTCCAAGATCGGCAAGCCGGTGGACAGGACCGAATGGGGCATGAGCCCGCAGACGGTCAACGCCTATTACAACCCGCTGCAGAACGAGATCGTGTTCCCGGCCGCGATCCTGCAGCCGCCGTTCTTCGACCCGAATGCGCCGGAGGAAATGAACTACGGCGGCATCGGTGCGGTGATCGGCCATGAAATGACCCACGGTTACGACGACCAGGGCAGCCGCTTCGGTGCCGATGGCAACTTCATCCCCGATCCGGGTTGGTGGACGCAGAAGGATCTGGATGCGTTCAAGGCCCGCACCGGTAAGTTGGTCGCACAGTTCGACGGTTACCGCACGCCCGCCGGCGACAAGGTCAAGGGCGACCTGACGCTTGGCGAGAACATCGCCGACCTGGGTGGCCTCAACACCGCCTACGACGCGATGAAGACCGCTACCGCCGGCAAGGACGACCCCAAGACCGATGGCATCACCCGCGACCAGCGCTTCTTCCTCAACTGGGCCACGGTGTGGCGCCGCAACTTCACCCCGGAAGAACTGGTGGTGCGCCTGAAGACCGACCCGCACGCGCCGGCCAACTTCCGCGCCATCGGTGCACCGTCGAACATGCCGGCGTTTGCCGCCGCGTTCTCGTGCAAGGCCGGCGATGCGATGGTGCGCCAGGGCGATCAGCAGGTCGTGATCTGGTAGTTGCACGGTAGCTGCAAACAAGGGGCGGCGATCGGGAGATCGTCGCCCTTTTGTTTTTGCGGCAGTGGAACGCGATGCCGCCAGGATCGCGCGCTGCGCCTTCAAGTGGCGGATTCAAGCCGTGCATCGCGCATCGAACACGGCCTGCCACAGCTGGCGCCAATCACGCGGGCCGCTTTTGCGTTTCACCGCTGAGGTTCACGCCCTCAGGCAGTCTGCTTCAGACCACCCGTGTTCCTTTTTCGGGCCATGCCATCGGGTCTCGATGCCCCGGCCTTCACCGGCTTAAATGCAAGTCTCAACAAAGCTCAAGCGTGCGTATCGGCACGGCAGTGCCCGCCTATCCTCGGCGCTCCTTCCCGCCAGTTTCCGCCATGTCAGCCATCAAGACTTCAACACTCGCCCTTAGCCTGCTGATCGCACTAGCCGGCTGCAAGCGCGCATCCGACGACAGCAGCGTCGCGAAGACGCCGGCCGCGCCAGCGCCTGTCGCGGCCGGCACCCCATCCCGGTCGGCGCTGGACATCGGCGAACTGGATACAGCAACAAACGCATGCCGGGACCTGGACAAGTTCGTCAACGAAAAATGGCGCAAGACCAACCCCATCCCGGCAGATCGCACCAGTTGGGGCGTCAGCGACATCCTGATTGAACAAAGCAAGCTCGTGCAGCGCGAGATCGCTGAAGCCGCAGCCAGACAAACCGGCGCACAGGCCGATCCATTGGCCCGCAAGATCGGCATGCTGTATGCGTCGGGTATGGACGAAGCCGCGATCGAGGCTGCGGGTGATCAGCCGATCCGGCCGCAACTGGAGGCCATCGCCGCGCTGAGCTCCGGCAAGCAGGTCGCCGATTACATCACCGGCCGCTACGCAGAGGGCGACGCGCAGATCTTCAACTTCGGCGCCGGCGCCGATTTCCACAAGGCGGACATGCAGATCGCCTTCGCCACTGAAGCCGGCCTGGGTCTGCCGACCAAGGAGTACTACAGCGCCGCCGAGTACGCCCCCATCCGGGCGGCGTATCTTGACTACATCGCCAAGTCCCTCGAACTCACCGGCACCGCGAAGGACGCAGCGCGTGCGCAAGCCAACGACGTGCTTGCGCTGGAAACGCGCCTGGCGGCCGCCTCACTGACCCCGGTCGATGCACGTCAACCGCAGAATCAGTATCACTTCGTCAGCCTGGCGGAGGCAGACAAACTGACGCCGCACTTCTCCTGGACGCGCTTCTTCGCCGCCCAGGGCGTGGACGCAGGATCCGGCTTCTCGCTATCGCATCCGCGCTTCTTCGCAGAGTTCGACCATCAGCTCGCCAGCGCTCCGATCGCGCGATGGCAGGCCTATCTGCGCTTCCACACCATCGACGATGCATCCGGCTACCTCAGCAAGGCCTTCGTCGACAACAACTTTGCGTTCCACGACAAGACGCTGAATGGGCAGCCGGAGCAAGAACTCCGCTGGAAGCGCGTGCTGCGCAGCGTCAACATCAGCATGGGCGAAGGCCTGGGCCAGCTGTATGTGGCCAGGGTGTTCCCCCCCGAAGCCAAGCAGCGTGCCAGCG
This genomic window contains:
- a CDS encoding M13 family metallopeptidase — protein: MSAIKTSTLALSLLIALAGCKRASDDSSVAKTPAAPAPVAAGTPSRSALDIGELDTATNACRDLDKFVNEKWRKTNPIPADRTSWGVSDILIEQSKLVQREIAEAAARQTGAQADPLARKIGMLYASGMDEAAIEAAGDQPIRPQLEAIAALSSGKQVADYITGRYAEGDAQIFNFGAGADFHKADMQIAFATEAGLGLPTKEYYSAAEYAPIRAAYLDYIAKSLELTGTAKDAARAQANDVLALETRLAAASLTPVDARQPQNQYHFVSLAEADKLTPHFSWTRFFAAQGVDAGSGFSLSHPRFFAEFDHQLASAPIARWQAYLRFHTIDDASGYLSKAFVDNNFAFHDKTLNGQPEQELRWKRVLRSVNISMGEGLGQLYVARVFPPEAKQRASELVGNIRAALKVRLEHVDWMSAQTKARALAKWQTFQPKIGYPDTWRDWSGLEIVPGAYYRNLQAAARFNYRYDIAQIGKPTDRTRWAMTPQTVNAYYDPSTNSINFPAGILQPPFFDPNADDALNYGGIGATIGHEAMHGFDDQGSQFDGAGNNVDWWTPQDRKAFEQRTKALVKQFDAYTPLPDRPDLHVNGRLTLGENIADLGGLNVAYDALQTALRARPERAAAIDGYTPDQRFFLGFALSWRGQTRAKQQLVYLASDPHAPDRLRANASPSNMPQFAQAFSCKAGDAMVRPDKDRVVIW
- a CDS encoding M13-type metalloendopeptidase, producing MTLTLAVAAALSGCKKSDDAAPAAPAGDTAATAPAAPKTLTLDQSKLPAVNQFTAADLDPNGNACTDLNAYANAKFLAANPVPGDRTSWGAFEMLDERSNAIQQQLAEQAAADTGATGVEKIVGDLWSTGMDEAKINAQGIEPLKPELAAIDAISDQAKLVDYLRSSAAKGNNDLFGFGAEADFKKSSQNIAYAMQGGLGLPDPEYYTSAGNKAKLEAYQAHIAKVLELSGVAAADAAAQAKQVVAFETRLAKVSKTSTQMSRDASLAYNPISPADADKLTPNWSWTEFFKSQGVATPEMFSLAIPAFHQEVSKMIADTDPAIWRAYLRFHTVDGASPFLSQPFVDENFAFYNKTLRGQKEIKPRWKRVLATINGQAGETLGQMYVKVAFPADSKAKMETLVSNLRTALKARIEKLDWMSPETKAKAIAKWESFTPKIGFPDKWREWNGLATSRDSYLGNVLAAQEFNYKWNLSKIGKPVDRTEWGMSPQTVNAYYNPLQNEIVFPAAILQPPFFDPNAPEEMNYGGIGAVIGHEMTHGYDDQGSRFGADGNFIPDPGWWTQKDLDAFKARTGKLVAQFDGYRTPAGDKVKGDLTLGENIADLGGLNTAYDAMKTATAGKDDPKTDGITRDQRFFLNWATVWRRNFTPEELVVRLKTDPHAPANFRAIGAPSNMPAFAAAFSCKAGDAMVRQGDQQVVIW